In Edaphobacter aggregans, the sequence GATGGGTGGCATGGAGGCGGCGTTGCTTCACTCGCGGTACGACTGGAACCTGTTTCTGCCTGTGGACGTGCCGTTTGTGCCGACCGCTTATCTCTTTGGTTGGGTGAGGCATGCAGTGCTTCATGCAGGAGGGGCGGTCCCGAGGCGGATGGAGTTTGAGCTTCCTGGTGCGCATGCGCGTGTGTGGATGTTCAGGGTGGACGGCGTGCCGCAGCCGACGCTGGCACTGGTGCATCGCGAAGTTCGACCTTTCCTGACAGAGGCGCTGGAGCGAGGGGAGTACAAACTGTTTCCCGTGCTGGAGAAGGCTTGCAGGGAGATCTCCGTCGGGAAGGGGCTGTTGCCGGGTGTGGGGATGGTGGCGATTCCTTACTGGGATCAGTTCAGAGCGTGGCCCGGACCTCGACGGTTGGGTGAGGACTGGTGGTACACGACCGAGGCACAGGAGCGAGCCAGCGGAAGGTGGTTTGCGAATCTGAATACGCCGGAGGAGTTTG encodes:
- a CDS encoding molybdenum cofactor guanylyltransferase: MLWRRPAEIGGYVLAGGRSSRMGQDKALLELAGKPLVLHAVVKLRRVCMEVSVLGNNPALDAYAPLVNDLHPECGPMGGMEAALLHSRYDWNLFLPVDVPFVPTAYLFGWVRHAVLHAGGAVPRRMEFELPGAHARVWMFRVDGVPQPTLALVHREVRPFLTEALERGEYKLFPVLEKACREISVGKGLLPGVGMVAIPYWDQFRAWPGPRRLGEDWWYTTEAQERASGRWFANLNTPEEFAEAERFVDALDT